A section of the Trueperaceae bacterium genome encodes:
- a CDS encoding ABC transporter permease encodes MTSFLAQRLLSMLLTALLVSVLVVLLVHTVPGDIVQQMLGQLGAGSEEARATLEAYFGLDRPVHVQYLDWLGQLLNGSLGESWNQGTPVLTLVLRAFWVSVELAVLSLAFALVVGCVLGIVAANLRDTVADVAIQAFNVLGLSLPAFWVGAMMLVVASNVFSWGPPFRYVGPLDDLALNVQIMFLPTLALGLFNAAAISQFVRDLILGTIGRDFVRTATAKGVPRSVVYAKHVFRNILVPLTSFTGVIFIGILGGVVAIEAVFNLPGIGRLILWALQTRDYPVVQGGIFVLAIVTLLVNLIVDILYAVFDPRITYA; translated from the coding sequence ATGACCAGTTTCCTTGCCCAACGGCTCCTCTCGATGCTTCTCACGGCCCTTCTCGTGAGCGTGCTCGTCGTACTCCTTGTCCACACCGTGCCCGGCGACATCGTCCAGCAGATGCTCGGGCAGCTCGGTGCCGGATCCGAAGAGGCACGTGCGACGCTCGAGGCGTACTTCGGCCTCGACCGGCCGGTCCACGTCCAGTACCTCGACTGGCTAGGTCAACTCCTGAACGGCTCGCTGGGCGAAAGCTGGAACCAGGGCACTCCCGTCCTCACGTTGGTCTTGCGCGCTTTCTGGGTCAGTGTTGAGCTAGCGGTCCTCTCCCTCGCCTTCGCCCTGGTCGTCGGATGCGTCCTCGGCATCGTCGCCGCCAACCTTCGCGACACCGTCGCCGACGTCGCGATTCAGGCGTTCAACGTGCTTGGCCTCTCCCTCCCCGCGTTCTGGGTCGGTGCGATGATGCTGGTCGTCGCTTCCAACGTCTTCTCCTGGGGACCGCCGTTCCGCTACGTGGGACCGCTTGACGACCTCGCGCTCAACGTACAGATCATGTTCCTGCCGACCCTCGCGCTTGGCCTCTTCAATGCGGCCGCCATCAGCCAGTTCGTTCGCGACCTGATCCTCGGCACGATTGGGCGAGACTTCGTGCGCACCGCCACCGCCAAGGGCGTGCCGCGTAGTGTCGTCTACGCCAAGCACGTATTCCGCAACATCCTCGTTCCGCTGACGTCCTTCACCGGTGTGATCTTCATCGGCATCCTCGGCGGCGTCGTCGCCATTGAGGCCGTATTTAACCTGCCCGGCATTGGGCGCCTCATTCTCTGGGCCCTCCAGACCCGCGACTACCCCGTCGTACAAGGCGGCATCTTCGTCCTGGCGATCGTCACGCTGCTCGTCAACCTGATCGTCGATATCCTATACGCCGTCTTCGACCCCAGGATCACATACGCGTGA